The following proteins are co-located in the Salvelinus sp. IW2-2015 linkage group LG36, ASM291031v2, whole genome shotgun sequence genome:
- the pou2f1b gene encoding POU domain, class 2, transcription factor 1b has product MADGGAASQDESSGPDSRMSNPSETSKCAMESQSGDGNTGVQTNGLDFQRQTVQATNAITNAHAQALLQQLTLSPVQQQMFLQQAQAQLLAAAMQQQSASQQSSTTGASISASAATPIHTLPLSQPVQITSQLQQLQQQNLTMPQFVLVQPGHHIATQLQPGQFIISQTPQGQQNMYTAQSFLQAQNLLTQLPQSQANLLQTQPSINLASQPATPSHTIAATPIQPLSHSQQTPPKRLDTPSLEEPSDLEELEQFAKTFKQRRIKLGFTQGDVGLAMGKLYGNDFSQTTISRFEALNLSFKNMCKLKPLLEKWLNDAENLSSDLALSSPCGLGSPGLGMEGLNRRRKKRTSIETNIRVALEKSFLEQNQKPTSEEITIIADQLNMEKEVIRVWFCNRRQKEKRINPPSSGHSITGTGSTPIKTIFTPTSPLVASTASLVTSNTPTTLTLNPVMPLTSTSVSGLTLTGTTIGATTNTASVISTAPMVTTVTSSTSLSPSPMALQATAAETGGTQEHTVVTQAPSSLATNLGTGQVMVAGPGLSAALQGAAQLPTSSSYAAMAGLNPGLMASSQFTPGGALLSLAPGGLGGAINPAMLSNSTLATIQGLWSALASGGTLPITSLDGSGNLLFANTSAGSTPNLVQPLFLNPQNLSLLTSNPVSLVSAGAAGGGALQVTANHQVTTATVPVPASTITTASKAQ; this is encoded by the exons ATGGCGGATGGAGGAGCAGCGAGTCAAGATGAGAGTTCAGGACCAG ATTCTAGAATGAGTAATCCATCAGAAACTAGTAAATGTGCAATGGAGAGTCAGAGTGGGGACGGAAACACAG GAGTCCAAACGAATGGACTGGACTTTCAGAGGCAGACGGTGCAGGCCACAAACGCAATCACCAATGCACACGCACAAGCTCTGCTCCAACAg TTGACCCTGTCTCCAGTGCAGCAGCAGATGTTTTTGCAGCAGGCCCAGGCCCAGCTCTTGGCAGCAGCCATGCAGCAGCAATCAGCCAGCCAGCAGAGCAGCACCACGGGGGCCAGCATCTCTGCCTCCGCAGCCACCCCCATTCACACGCTGCCCCTGTCCCAGCCCGTCCAGATCACCTCt CAGTTacagcagctgcagcagcagaACCTAACCATGCCCCAGTTTGTCCTGGTTCAACCTGGCCACCACATCGCCACCCAGCTGCAACCTGGCCAATTCATCATCTCACAGACGCCGCAGGGCCAGCAGAATATGTACACAGCGCAGA GTTTCCTGCAAGCCCAGAATCTTCTAACTCAACTACCTCAAAGCCAAGCCAACCTCCTGCAGACTCAGCCAAGCATCAACCTTGCCTCACAG CCAGCGACTCCGTCCCACACGATAGCAGCCACGCCCATCCAGCCCCTGTCCCACAGTCAGCAGACCCCGCCCAAACGCCTGGACACACCCAGTCTGGAGGAGCCCAGCGACCTGGAGGAGCTGGAACAGTTCGCTAAGACTTTCAAACAGAGACGCATCAAACTGGGCttcacacag GGGGATGTTGGCCTGGCAATGGGCAAGCTGTACGGTAACGACTTCAGCCAGACCACCATCTCCCGCTTTGAGGCCTTGAACCTCAGCTTTAAGAACATGTGCAAGCTGAAGCCACTTCTGGAGAAGTGGCTCAACGATGCAG AGAATCTGTCGTCTGACCTGGCCCTGTCCAGCCCTTGCGGCCTGGGCTCCCCCGGTCTGGGCATGGAGGGGCTCAACCGCCGACGCAAGAAGAGGACCAGCATCGAGACCAACATCCGCGTGGCCTTAGAAAAGAGCTTTCTGGAG CAGAACCAAAAACCTACCTCTGAGGAGATCACCATAATTGCTGACCAGCTcaacatggagaaggaggtgatcCGGGTGTGGTTCTGTAACCGTCGGCAAAAAGAGAAGCGGATCAACCCCCCCAGCAGCGGACACAGCATCACAGGGACAGGCAGCACCCCCATCAAAACCATCTTCACCCCCACTAGCCCCTTG GTGGCCAGTACGGCGAGCCTTGTGACCAGTAACACACCAACCACACTCACTTTAAACCCAGTGATGCCTCTCACCAGCACCAGCGTCTCCGGCCTGACCTTGACAG GCACGACGATCGGAGCGACCACAAACACAGCATCTGTCATCTCTACGGCACCCATGGTTACCACGGTGACCAGCTCCACCTCGCTAAGCCCCTCCCCCATGGCCCTCCAGGCCACGGCGGCGGAGACGGGTGGAACCCAGGAGCACACTGTGGTCACGCAGGCACCATCGTCCCTAGCAACCAATCTGGGGACYGGTCAGGTGATGGTGGCTGGACCGGGGCTGTCAGCGGCCCTGCAAGGCGCTGCCCAGTTACCCACCAGTTCTAGTTACGCCGCCATGGCTGGGCTTAACCCAGGATTGATGGCATCCTCGCAGTTCACTCCTGG gggGGCCTTGCTGAGCTTAGCTCCGGGTGGGCTTGGAGGGGCTATAAACCCCGCCATGTTGAGCAACAGCACCCTGGCCACCATCCAAGGTCTATGGAGCG CTCTGGCATCGGGTGGCACTCTCCCCATCACCTCGCTGGACGGGAGTGGTAACCTGCTGTTCGCTAACACCTCGGCCGGCAGCACTCCCAACCTGGTGCAACCCCTTTTCCTGAACCCCCAGAACCTGTCCCTGCTCACCAGCAACCCCGTCAGCCTGGTGTCGGCCGGAGCCGCCGGGGGAGGGGCCCTGCAGGTCACAGCCAACCACCAGGTCACCACGGCGACCGTCCCAGTGCCCGCCTCCACCATCACCACTGCCTCCAAGGCCCAGTGA